ATGTGTTTGGCAACCACTCCACAAACCTTTCCTTCTTTTCGTAGGACGTCTTTGACTATGGTTTTCACCATTATGTCCGCCCCGGATTTGGCAGCTTCTATTGCCAAGTGTTTGTCAAATAGTTTTCTTTCTAAAATAAATCCCTCTGCATATCCTCCTTCCAGATGACCATGAGTACCGTCAGGGGCGTATATATCAGCTCCTTTAATTTCAGAACAAACGTACTTAGAAGATGGTTTCATTTCAAGGGTTTTGAAAGTACGGGAGCTGGTGGCCTCTGCACACTGAACCGGAGTTCCTATTTCCTGATTTTTTTCCAACATCAACACATCTGCACCATTTTTAGATGCAAATATTGATGCAGTGGACCCTCCAATACGGCCCCCTACAACTACAATATCATATTTCATTTTTCCCCTCTTTAATTGCCCCTAAAGGACATACTACCCTGCAAAAAGCACATTCTTCACATCCTTCGCGTGCAATGATTTTCATTTCAGATAGTTCCAGGATATTACGGGGACACACCGATACACATGCCCCACAATATCCGCATTCTTCTGTAGATATTATCATTTTAACACCTAATTCCACTTAAGCACGTGATTAAACATTTTTTACATATATATAGTATAATCTGAGTTATATTTATAAAACTTCATTTATTTTATTGTGAATAATTTTATTGTGAATGAACTATGGTTTTCGGATTCTTTTCATCCTGTATTTTATCAGTTTGAACCGTTAACTTAATATATGAAGTTCGCCCACTTGGGTGTATGCAGGGGTGCCCGAGCGGCCAAAGGGGGAGGACTTAAGATCCTCTGGTGTAGGCCTTCGAGGGTTCGAATCCCTTCCCCTGCACTCTGTTAAACTTTTAAATATTATTTGAACTGTAAATGAAGTGCCTTAGTGGCTCAGCCGGTAGAGCGATACCTTGGTAAGGTATAGGCCGGGGGTTCGAATCCCCCCTAAGGCTTTTTACAAAAATTGTGACTTTTTTATTAATTTCTGATTATATTAACAACCCGGTAATTTGAGTGAGAGAACGAATAATCCAAATTTCAGATATCCACTTTGGAGAGAAGAACTTTTCAGTTGATCTTAAAAACAACCTTTTAATGCAGTTAGAAAATGAAAATCCTGATTTGATAATTGTTTCCAGGGGATCTAACCAACAATGGATATCATCATGAATATGAAGCAGCAGCATTTGTTGACCAGTTAAAATCCATCACCAAAACGTATGTGATCCCTGGAAATCACGATGCTCGTAATGTAGGTATTCTTCATTATGAAAATCTTATTGGAAACAGAAAGTTTGTTCATATTGATAAAGATGAAGAATACGCGATTATTGGTCTAGATTCATCTGAACCAGACATCAATGATGGGCAGATTGGTATTGATCAGATGGAATGGTTAAAAATTCAGTTGGAAAGAATACCTGATAACATGGGTAAAATAGTTACATTCCACCATCATCTTTTACCAATACCTCAAACAGGGAGAGAAAGGAATATTTTACTTGATTCTGGAGATCTTATGAGAATTTTAACCGATAATGGTGTTGATCTTGTTTTAAATGGCCATAAACACGTTCCTAATGTTTGGATGGTTGAAAAGATGGTTACTCTTAACTCTGGAACTGCAACTACCCGTAAACTTAGGGGACACACCAGACCTTCCTACAATCAACTTTCATTTGAAGATGAGGATTTCCAGGTAGACTTGGTAGATACAGAAACTGGTAATAAACAACAATTAGGTTCTTACCAGGTTAAAGTTGAAAATGATGAGTATGTAGTCTGTTCAGCTCATCATAACTCAAAAGGAAATGTTTAATAAGAGGTTCCCCATTTTTTTTAATGTTTGTATAAAAATCATCATCCTTTTTTTGGTCTAATTAAAGGAATTCCCTTCTAAAAAAGATATTAATCCATGGTCAATATTTGGGTTTGTTCTGGGTTTAAACTGTACTAAACTATATAAGATAAAATTTATCAATAGTAAGATATAACATAATTTTTGTGTATTTTTTTCCAACTACCAGGTTAAGGAGAAGATGATTTAAAACATCAAGAGGACTTAAATTTGGTTGTTCTGTTCGTTTTTCGTTGAAGGGATCTTAATGTCAAAAATTTTAGATATAGTCATGGCTGGAATTATTTCCGGTATTGTTGCTTACACAACATCACAGTTAGGAATTGCAGGTACTATAATCGGTGCGGTATTGGGATCAATGCTCTATCAGTTGATGACACATTTCTTCCGGGAACCACTGGATAATGTAGATGGTTTGAAAACTAGAAATGTGGAAAGCAGAGTATTTTATGTTTTTCCACTCATCATAATCTTGGGTATAGAAATTTTATATTTATTTTCCTCATTTTACCATACCTTTGATGTGGTATTCCAATCCTTGGAAACAGCAACTGGATGGAATCTTTTCAGGACTATAGGTGTGGGACTCCTGATTATGGGTGTTTATCCCCTCCTTGAACCTGACAGAATATCACCACAGTATGGTTTAATGATAATGGCTGTGGGACTGGTGAAATTATTGGCGGGATTTGTGGATTATAACTCTTCTCTGGTGTCATTATATTTACCACTATTCCAACAATTCAATGAATTAATTTCCATAGTACTTATCGCTGTCCTGTTATATGTTATAGTATCCCTAATCCAGGATTCAGAGATTAAAGGTGAAGAGAACCAAAAAATAAATATTAAAAAGAAACAGGATCAGAAAGTGTAACATATCAGGCAATGATGAAAATGACTAATCGAGCAAAAAATAGCACACTTAAGGCAGTATTGGAGGTAATCCTCTACGATAATCCGGCAACACAGGATGAAATTGCGGATAAATTAGGTTTGACACGTAGATATGTAACCAAACTTTTACAACCCCTGATCAAAGAAGGTGTGGTCCGTAGAGCTTACATTCTTGATCTTAAGAAATTTGAAGAGTTTTCCGAGATGTTTGATGAGGAAAAAACTTCCCGTGAACATGCAGGCACGTTCCTGATTAAGGATATGCTCAGAGACATGGCTAAACATGTATGCCGCCAGTTTGACATGTCATTTGAAGCACTCTTAAATTACGATTCTGAAATGGCTGATGAAGCCCTTAGGCTTGATTATGTTTCAAACAACATGCATGAAAAGGTTCGATCCTCTGTGGAGACTGTTATATCAATTAATCCTTACTCCGAATTTAGTAAAACCATGGTTTTAGGAGAAGTGGGATACGATCTAGAAAGGATTGCTGACCATACTTGCCACATTGCCAACTTTGCCCTGCAAGAGTCGGACCCTATTGATGATGAAATGATGGAAACCCTAAAATCCATGTATAAGACTTCACGTAAAATGCTGAATCAGTCCATGGAAGCCTTTTTAGATGAGCGTCTTGAACTTAAAGATAAGGTAATGGATCATGAAGAAAAGATCCATTCACTGCAAAGAAAAGCATTAAACAATATTGCCACTCAAATGGCTGATGATGATATGGACAAAGATCGATCCAACTACTATTTATCCTTATCAAAAGTGGTGAAGGCATTTGAGAGAATAGGGGACATATCCATAGAAATAATTGACACTGCCGGTGAGTTTTATAGAAATATTCCAAGGACAACTACTCCCGAGAGGTTCCGTAGAACTAGATCGTAAAAGGCAGATTTTATTTGAATTTAGATATTTATTTTTAATTATTTTTTTTAATTATAGCCTTAGATTGATGTATAGATCATATGATTTTGTTTTGGCATATATTATAGAGAATCATGCTGTGTTAAGAATACTAAATATTTTCCCTAGATCTAGCAGATCGTTAGGTTTAATATAAGTATGATATCATTCATACATCATGTGTAAAATTTATCTTAGGATGTGATCAAATCTATGAAAGAAATAACTGGTCTTGGTCCTTTAAGAATCATCATTTAATTAATGATGGCAAACTGGTTTGAAAAGCTATTAATATTGTATAGGGGGAAAAAATGAAAAAAATAGTTTTATTTGTTGTAGCCATTATGGTTTTGTTAGTTATTTCTTCAGGTTGTACAAACAACAATACCTCGAATCAAAGTAGTAATGTGACTATAAAAATCAATTCTAACTCTACTTGGGGTGGAGAATACGCATATAAAGATGGAAACAGCTTAATAAATGGAACAGGTAATGCTTCATATGATTTAGGGCCTAATCCTGGGGATGTTACCGTCACTGTACAGGAAAATGTCACTTCTACAGGGCCGCTAACGGTACAATTATTACAAGGTGAAACTGTGGTTGAAACTCAGACTAACAGTTCTGATTATCCTGTGGTAACTATAAGTCACAAATTTTAATTATTTTTTTTATTTTATTTTTTTTAGGGTTTTTTAACTTGAATTTATGTCATAAAGTCTTTTTATAATAAAAAAAGTCATAATAAAAAAAACTTTTTTTGATCTTTTTAGATGTGTAACATTAAATAAGACATACACTTCAAGTGTATAAAAAAACACAAAAAGCATATAGGGGGTTTGACGAGTCATTCAATCCTCTCCCTAAAAATTAACTGATGTTAAAGTAGTTTAAGGTACTTTGAGATAAAAATTCAGGATTTCCGGCGGGATAAATAGTAATAAAAAATTCATTACCAGAAAAAACCATACTTTAAATTCTTTGATTCGAATAATTCCGTGAAGATTTAATTCATGGCATTGAATTTAATATACTCATTTTTTAGGAATTTTATCCTTGATAGAAATCATACAAACTATAATAATACCTTGAAACTTGGGTAAAACCATCCAGTAAGTGGTTTTAGGTCTGTTATAAACATTTGTACTGATGAAAACTTTTTGACTATCTGGAACTCTAAATTCCAGTAAGTTAATCTGTTCTTTTCCAGGAATGAAACTTTTGAATAAATTTATATATCATGAAATGATATGGGTCATACACTTCAAGTGTAAAATTGGACATAGTTTGTGATTAATAGATTTGAAGATCAATGCATTTGAGAAATTGAAAAATAGATAGTAGGGATTTGGCGATAAAAATTGAAGATTGGATTTACTCTCCAGAAGAAATGGCAAATTTTAATTGCCCTGGCAATGGGAACATCGGTGGTTCCTATAAATGCAGGAATAGTAAATGTATCCCTTCCCGCAATAACTGAATTTTTCCAAGTTTCGGTTGCAACATCAGAATGGGTTTTAACTGCTTATTTAATATCCATGTTGAGTTTAGTGTTGTTTTTTGGCAGAGTTGGGGATTCTAAAGGACATGAACGTCTTTATCTTGTGGGATTGGTATGTTTTATACTTTCTTCAATTTTGTGTAGTTTATCTCCATCAATACATTTTTTAATAGTATTTAGGGCATTGCAGGGTGTAGCTGCAGCCATGATGATTTCAGTATCCCTGGGAATTGTGAAAAAATCATTTCCAACTGAAGAACTGGGCAGGGCATTGGGAATATATGCAGTTGCCATAGCTGCTGGACTAGCGTTAGGCCCGGCAATTGGGGGTTTAATTGATTATGTTGGTGGATGGAGAACCATTTTCCTGATAAACATTCCGTTGTGTGCTTTCAGCCTAATTTTATGTTATTTTATATTGGACAGGGGTACCGGAGACACTGTAAAATGGGATTTAAGTGGTACCATCTTACAATTTTCATGCCTTTTTTCTATTGTTTATGAGTTGAATTATATTCAAACATCAGGAATAGATATATCAGCAGTAATTATTGGACTATTCACCATAGTAACCTTTTGTTTATTCATATGGAATGAGAAAAAGGTTGAAAATCCCTTATTGAATTTATCACTGTTTAGGAGAATCAAATTTTCTGCCTTTAACCTGGCTCTTTTTCTTAACTATCTTTGCATGTACATGGTGTTTTTCATAATGCCATTTTATCTACAGAAAGTTTTACATCTTGGTTCAAATGTCACAGGGTTAACATTGACTGCAGCTCCGGTTATTATGATGGGTTTGGCACCGGTGAGTGGGGTTCTTTCTGATAAATTTGGATCAAGGTATCTGGCTTTCGCTGGTTCAATTTTATCAGCTCTGGCTCTTTTTTCAATGACTCAATTAACAATATTCTCCAATTTTGTGGACGTTTTTTGGAGATTTGGCCTTTTGGGGGTGGGGGCAGCCTTTTTCCAATCTCCTAATAACCGTGCAATCATGGCTAATGCATCTGATGAGATGTCAGGGATGGTTTCCAGCATAATTGTGACTATGAGAAATCTGGGGATGGTTTTTGCAGTTAGTTTTGCAGGACTTCTGCTTTACACCACCATAGAACCCAGCACACTTCAGGTACCGGTTTTGTATAATCTTGCTGCCTATGATTTCACCACGGGAATGCATAGAGTGGTAATATTTGGGGGAATTATAAGTATAATAATGGCTTTACTTTCCCTTGCAGGTCTTAAAAGGGAAAAATTAGATATTCAACACCTTAAAGGCAAGGTAGATGATTTAATTGGTGATCAAGATTCGAATTAATTTTGAATTTATTATTTAGCAGAATTAATGTTAGTTCAATAAAAATTAGTTCAATAAAATGATTTTTTTTGAAAGTTAGCATAGAGTGAA
This is a stretch of genomic DNA from Methanobacterium petrolearium. It encodes these proteins:
- a CDS encoding 4Fe-4S binding protein, with protein sequence MIISTEECGYCGACVSVCPRNILELSEMKIIAREGCEECAFCRVVCPLGAIKEGKNEI
- a CDS encoding phosphate signaling complex PhoU family protein; its protein translation is MTNRAKNSTLKAVLEVILYDNPATQDEIADKLGLTRRYVTKLLQPLIKEGVVRRAYILDLKKFEEFSEMFDEEKTSREHAGTFLIKDMLRDMAKHVCRQFDMSFEALLNYDSEMADEALRLDYVSNNMHEKVRSSVETVISINPYSEFSKTMVLGEVGYDLERIADHTCHIANFALQESDPIDDEMMETLKSMYKTSRKMLNQSMEAFLDERLELKDKVMDHEEKIHSLQRKALNNIATQMADDDMDKDRSNYYLSLSKVVKAFERIGDISIEIIDTAGEFYRNIPRTTTPERFRRTRS
- a CDS encoding MFS transporter; this encodes MKIGFTLQKKWQILIALAMGTSVVPINAGIVNVSLPAITEFFQVSVATSEWVLTAYLISMLSLVLFFGRVGDSKGHERLYLVGLVCFILSSILCSLSPSIHFLIVFRALQGVAAAMMISVSLGIVKKSFPTEELGRALGIYAVAIAAGLALGPAIGGLIDYVGGWRTIFLINIPLCAFSLILCYFILDRGTGDTVKWDLSGTILQFSCLFSIVYELNYIQTSGIDISAVIIGLFTIVTFCLFIWNEKKVENPLLNLSLFRRIKFSAFNLALFLNYLCMYMVFFIMPFYLQKVLHLGSNVTGLTLTAAPVIMMGLAPVSGVLSDKFGSRYLAFAGSILSALALFSMTQLTIFSNFVDVFWRFGLLGVGAAFFQSPNNRAIMANASDEMSGMVSSIIVTMRNLGMVFAVSFAGLLLYTTIEPSTLQVPVLYNLAAYDFTTGMHRVVIFGGIISIIMALLSLAGLKREKLDIQHLKGKVDDLIGDQDSN